In Candidatus Methylomirabilota bacterium, the genomic stretch CTACGATATGGCCCACGGGTTGGAGCAGCAAAAGGCCGCCGTCCTCTCGGGACACTGGCCTCTGTTCCGCTACAATCCCGACCTGGTCAAAGAAGGCAAGAACCCGCTCCAACTCGACTCCAAGGCTCCGACGCTGCCCCTGAAGGATTACATCTACAACGAAACCCGCTACACGATCCTGGCCCGCAGCAAACCGGAACAGGCACGGTGGCTGCTGGAACTTGCGCAAGAGGACGTGCGGACCCGATGGCGACTGTACGAGCACTGGGCAGCCATGCAGGTGGATGGCACCACCAAGGAGGACCGCAATGACTGATCTCTCTACGAGCTACCTGGGTTTGATCCTCAAGAACCCGTTGGTGGCCTCTGCCTCACCCCTGTGCGAGGACGTTGACAACATCCGGCAGATGGAGGACGCGGGGGCCGCGGCGGTCGTCCTGAATTCTCTGTTCGAGGAGCAGATCACCCTCGAAAGCCACGATCTGGACCATCATCTCACCCATGGGACCGAGTCCTTCGCCGAAGCGTTGTCATATTTCCCCGACATGACGGACTACAACCTCGGGCCGGACGGTTACCTGGACCATCTTCGGCGAGCCAAGGCTGCCGTGGACATTCCCATCATCGGCAGCCTTAACGGTATCTCCAGCGGCGGGTGGATCCGGTACGCGAAGAAGATCGAGCAGGCCGGCGCCGACGCCCTCGAACTCAACATGTACTTCATCCCCACCGACCCGGAGATGACCGGGGCCAAGGTCGAGCAGATGTATGTGGATCTGGTGCGCGATGTCAGGGCGAGTGTCAGCATCCCCGTGGCAGTGAAGCTCGGTCACGCCTTCAGCGCAATAGCGAACCTGGCCCGGCGTCTCGACGAGGCACGTGCGGACGCGCTGGTCCTGTTCAACCGCTTTTACCAGCCGGACTTTGATCTGGACAGTTTAGAGGTGGTGCCTCAGCTGACCCTGAGCAGTTCGTACGAACTGTTGCTGCGAATGCACTGGGTGGCGATTTTGTATGGACACGTCGGGGCGGACCTGGCGGTCACTGGCGGTGTACACACCGCCCAGGACGTGCTGAAGGCGATGATGGCTGGGGCCCGAGTCGCCATGATGACCTCGGCCCTGCTGAAGTATGGGATAAATCGCCTGGCCACGGTGCGCACAGAGCTGGTGGCCTGGATGGAGCAACACGAGTACGAGTCGATCCGCCAGATGCAGGGGAGCATGAGCTATCGGTCGGTGGCCGAGCCCGCCGCGTTCGAGCGGGCCAACTACATGCGCGTGCTCCGCTCGTACGCGCCCAAAATGCCCGGTCACTGACACCCAGAAGGGCCCGCCCCGACCCCGCCGAGGGGCCTGCCCTGAGTTTATCGATGGGCTTACCACCGAAAGATCACATCCTTTCCTCCGTGGTGTAACCCCCCGTGGTGAAGGCGATGGCCATGGCCCATGGGTGGGACGAGGTGATAGTCGCGGTGGCGGGACAGAGGGTGACGGAAATTAAACGCGTGCCGCTGGCGCCGATGGCCGAAATGGCCAAACCGGTGGCGAACGACAGGCCGGTGGTGACGGTGACCAAGACGATGCGTGGAAAATCGATGGCGCTTGAAGCCCAGCCTCTGATGGCGAGGGGCCCGATGAAATCCGAAAGCAAATCCTCCTCGGGCCGCCGCTGAACCCGGCCAGGCCAACACTACCAGGGCAACCAGCATCCCCCCTAGGGTCATCAGGTTCCTGACATTGCTCCTGTTCATCTCTCTCCTCCCCTTCACAAAACAGCGGGCCATCCCAATGAGTTCCCCCTCTTCTATAGCTTCAGACAGCACTGGGAGCCCAAATGTTTAATCACAGAAAAAGTGCCGGGCCGTGATCAGGTAGAACGAGGAGCAAAGACGCTACACGACTGGCAGTCCTTCATGCTTCGGAACAACCACACACAGGCTGGGATCGCCGACGTGTATCTGACTGGACCTACCCGTCCGCCCCTTGGCCAGGAAAGGATTCGATGGGGTAGAACTCGTAGCGCACCGACAACGCCTTGACCGTCTCGGGTGCGTCCCAGCGGATCCGAAAGACCAGGGGAAACTCTTTTTCCTCCCCCGGGTCGAGCGTCTCCTGGATGAAGCAGAAACATTGGATGATCTGCAGATATGTGTCAGCAATCTCCTTCGGGCCATCGATGTGCCTCGCCTTGGCGGTCACCGGCTTGTCCGAGAGATTCTTGGCGCGATAGACCGCCTGCAGGCTTTCCCCCGGCTTTGCCAGGACTGCCTCCTGCACAGGCCAGAACTTCCACGGAAGCCCGTCCTTCGCCTCGGCTGTAAACTGCACCCGGACCGCGCCAGCCCAGTTCAGAAAGACGCGCCAGCCCTCGGGCTCTTTGACCAGCTCCCAGGCTTCCTGTCCCTCAATCATTGGCATCTCACCTCTTCGCCCCATGCCTTCGAGTTCCTTGCTGAGGCGTTGCAGGTCGCGTTCCGTGAGGCCCGCGAGGCGCTCCGCATCGAAGTCAAAGAGGAGATCGCGGATGGTGGGATCGTTCGCATTCGGGAGCTTGACCGTGAACCTGACCGTTGCGTGTTCGTTCTGCAGCTCCGTATGCACATCGTGGTATTCGATGAAGGACGCAAGCGTACGGGCAAGGGTGAGCGCCGCGCCGGAGAAGGATTCATTCTCGCGGAGGTACTCCTCTTCCTTCTTCAATTCCATGTCCACACGCGCGATCAGGCGATACGCGTCCTTGTACTCGCGCGCGTAGAGCGCCGCCAGGTAGTGTTGCAAGACCGCGTGCGGTCCGGGATCGCTCGGACTGACTGCAACCTCGGCAGATTTTGTGGTGGCCGTATGCAGCCAGAGATATACACCGACGGCAACAGCCATCGCCACGACAGCACTTATGCGTGTGGCCCGGCTTATCCTCATCATCTTCTTCGACCGTTCCTAGCGGGAAAAGGTCAAATGGTCCGCGTGCTCATTGGCCAGTAAACGGCGGCGGACCCGAAATCTCAATCTGGCCGACCATGGCGCCCGCTGCGTGCCCCTCCTTGTGACAGTACACCTTGAGATTCTTTCCCTTTGTCATGGGATAAAAGTACCAGGCCACGGTCTGCCCCGGAAGAAGTTCCACCTCCCGGATGTCTCCGTGTATCTCGACCAGTGTTTTGCCCCCTGCGTCGAGGACTTCCACCTTTCGCGTAAAGATCCTGGTGACAAATCCGTCCGACGTAAAGTAATGTCCGTCCGGACTTGGATTGTGGATCAGCAGCTTATAGTACTTGCCCCGTTTGAATTGAAGCCGGCTGGGGAAGAATCGTCATTGCCCCTGTTTCGAGCCGGTTTCCACTCGGACTTCTATGGCTTTCGGTGGGCCTCCAAAGCCCGGCGATGGCAACAACAGCGGTAGCACAGCAAGCCAACCCAGGCTTGCGATCATCCATCTCGTCAATGCAGGAGGGAGATTCACGGCAACCTCCTATTCCATATGGCCACGTTTCCATGTGCCTCCACACGCACCCTCAAGCGGCTGTCTTTCTGGTCACGCCTCACGGATTGGCCGGTCAGCTGCCGCGGCGTGTGAGACAGCGCCCCAGAAGGACGGGTGCCTGGCGCTATTCGGCGTAGACGCTGCCCGGCGGGATCTTTGACTGTACGTCGTGGATCTCGATCGCAGCACATACGAAGGAGCAATCGATGCCAAACGCAGGCTGAAAGGTCACGCGATACGCCGGCATATTGCTATTGGGATGCTTGCCTGCGGATTCGATCAGCAGATCCATGATCGCGTTCTGATTGTTGAAAACGTTGAGGGAAAGGTTTACAACCCCCGCGAAGCAAAGAGTGACGATGGTGTGATTCTTCCAGCTGACTC encodes the following:
- a CDS encoding cytochrome c oxidase assembly protein, which gives rise to MMRISRATRISAVVAMAVAVGVYLWLHTATTKSAEVAVSPSDPGPHAVLQHYLAALYAREYKDAYRLIARVDMELKKEEEYLRENESFSGAALTLARTLASFIEYHDVHTELQNEHATVRFTVKLPNANDPTIRDLLFDFDAERLAGLTERDLQRLSKELEGMGRRGEMPMIEGQEAWELVKEPEGWRVFLNWAGAVRVQFTAEAKDGLPWKFWPVQEAVLAKPGESLQAVYRAKNLSDKPVTAKARHIDGPKEIADTYLQIIQCFCFIQETLDPGEEKEFPLVFRIRWDAPETVKALSVRYEFYPIESFPGQGADG
- a CDS encoding dihydroorotate dehydrogenase-like protein — translated: MTDLSTSYLGLILKNPLVASASPLCEDVDNIRQMEDAGAAAVVLNSLFEEQITLESHDLDHHLTHGTESFAEALSYFPDMTDYNLGPDGYLDHLRRAKAAVDIPIIGSLNGISSGGWIRYAKKIEQAGADALELNMYFIPTDPEMTGAKVEQMYVDLVRDVRASVSIPVAVKLGHAFSAIANLARRLDEARADALVLFNRFYQPDFDLDSLEVVPQLTLSSSYELLLRMHWVAILYGHVGADLAVTGGVHTAQDVLKAMMAGARVAMMTSALLKYGINRLATVRTELVAWMEQHEYESIRQMQGSMSYRSVAEPAAFERANYMRVLRSYAPKMPGH